The Lasioglossum baleicum chromosome 15, iyLasBale1, whole genome shotgun sequence genome has a segment encoding these proteins:
- the Phcl-1 gene encoding pH-sensitive chloride channel 1 isoform X3 → MGWVALGRCAGGGGRLSSVLSLSLTSLASSLIFTILCILTLALTLVTLVRAEDIFEEGKSDKEILDNLLQSTRYDKRLLPPVQGTLRPPPHTRQDDYTPDYLVPNHPDHPEHLEHHRHRYHHTAPHNHSSLLTPRQKDADFCCGMRWPGDATSLSNRSSTSSNDPKNQYKNQNNNHYTPHQHLRTHLRGTLTVNVSVLLLSLASPDESSLKYEVEFLLQQQWYDPRLRYSNRSQYEFLNAIHHYNDIWLPDTYFIMHGDFKDPLIPVHFALRIYRNGTVNYLMRRHLILSCQGRLNIFPFDDPLCSFAIESISYEQTAITYVWKNDEGTLRKSPSLTSLNAYLIKNQTITCPIKVSWRADGQIMVDYEDEFDEFGDSKCSLCQRRFEEQGNYSCLKVDLIFTRDRAFYFTTVFIPGIILVTSSFITFWLEWNAVPARVMIGVTTMLNFFTTSNGFRSTLPVVSNLTAMNVWDGVCMCFIYASLLEFVCVNYVGRKRPMHNVVYRPGENPVTQKREGGPPPGATTGPNEIVTCTNCGPNPCTHTATNGCTAELRKKEPPHPIRVAKTIDVIARITFPVAYFMFLTFFFIHYKGTS, encoded by the exons CTTCGAGGAGGGCAAGTCGGACAAGGAGATCCTGGACAACCTGCTGCAGTCGACCCGCTACGACAAGCGGCTTCTGCCCCCGGTCCAAGGTACACTGAGGCCCCCGCCCCACACCCGTCAAGACGACTACACCCCCGACTACCTCGTACCCAATCACCCCGACCATCCAGAGCAcctcgaacatcaccggcaccGCTACCACCACACAGCACCACACAACCACAGCTCACTGCTCACCCCTCGTCAAAAGg ATGCGGATTTCTGCTGCGGAATGCGATGGCCTGGTGACGCCACCAGCCTGTCGAACCGGTCGTCAACCTCCTCTAACGACCCCAAGAACCAGTACAAGAACCAGAACAATAACCACTACACGCCGCACCAACACCTTCGCACCCACCTTCGCG GTACCTTGACCGTGAACGTGAGCGTGCTGTTGCTAAGTCTGGCGTCACCGGACGAGTCCAGCTTG AAATACGAGGTggagttcctgctgcaacaacaGTGGTACGACCCGCGGCTGCGCTACAGCAACCGATCGCAGTACGAATTCTTGAACGCGATCCACCACTACAACGACATCTGGTTGCCGGACACGTACTTCATAATGCACGGAGACTTCAAGGATCCGCTCATACCCGTTCACTTCGCCCTCCGGATATACCGCAACGGCACGGTCAACTATCTTATGAG GCGTCACCTCATCCTATCCTGCCAGGGTAGACTGAACATCTTCCCCTTCGACGACCCACTGTGTTCATTCGCGATCGAGAGCA TATCGTACGAGCAAACGGCGATCACGTACGTGTGGAAAAACGACGAGGGTACTTTGCGGAAAAGCCCGAGCCTGACGTCGCTGAACGCGTATCTCATTAAAAACCAGACAATCACGTGTCCGATCAAAGTAAGCTGGCGAG CTGACGGACAGATCATGGTCGACTACGAGGACGAGTTCGATGAATTCGGGGACTCAAAGTGCTCGCTGTGCCAGCGCAGGTTTGAGGAGCAAG GTAACTACAGCTGCCTGAAGGTGGATCTGATTTTCACGCGAGATCGTGCCTTCTACTTCACGACGGTCTTCATCCCGGGGATCATTCTGGTGACCAGCTCCTTCATCACCTTCTGGCTCGAGTGGAACGCCGTGCCGGCCCGGGTCATGATCG GTGTGACCACGATGCTCAACTTCTTCACGACGTCGAACGGTTTCCGGTCGACGCTTCCGGTCGTGTCGAATCTGACTGCCATGAACGTGTGGGACGGCGTGTGCATGTGCTTCATCTACGCCAGCCTGCTCGAGTTCGTTTGCGTGAACTACGTCGGCCGGAAACGGCCGATGCACAACGTCGTCTATCGTCCCGGAGAGAACCCCGTGACCCAG AAGCGAGAAGGCGGTCCGCCACCAGGAGCTACGACAGGCCCGAACGAGATCGTGACCTGCACCAACTGTGGACCTAATCCCTGTACGCATACGGCCACCAACGGGTGCACCGCCGAG CTGAGAAAAAAGGAGCCGCCGCATCCGATCCGCGTGGCGAAGACGATCGACGTGATAGCGAGAATCACCTTCCCGGTCGCCTATTTCATGTTCCTCACCTTTTTCTTCATCCACTATAAGGGCACCTCGTAG
- the Phcl-1 gene encoding pH-sensitive chloride channel 1 isoform X4, producing MGWVALGRCAGGGGRLSSVLSLSLTSLASSLIFTILCILTLALTLVTLVRAEDIFEEGKSDKEILDNLLQSTRYDKRLLPPVQGTLRPPPHTRQDDYTPDYLVPNHPDHPEHLEHHRHRYHHTAPHNHSSLLTPRQKDADFCCGMRWPGDATSLSNRSSTSSNDPKNQYKNQNNNHYTPHQHLRTHLRGTLTVNVSVLLLSLASPDESSLKYEVEFLLQQQWYDPRLRYSNRSQYEFLNAIHHYNDIWLPDTYFIMHGDFKDPLIPVHFALRIYRNGTVNYLMRRHLILSCQGRLNIFPFDDPLCSFAIESISYEQTAITYVWKNDEGTLRKSPSLTSLNAYLIKNQTITCPIKVSWRGNYSCLKVDLIFTRDRAFYFTTVFIPGIILVTSSFITFWLEWNAVPARVMIGVTTMLNFFTTSNGFRSTLPVVSNLTAMNVWDGVCMCFIYASLLEFVCVNYVGRKRPMHNVVYRPGENPVTQRLPAVLSRIGIILASPLKREGGPPPGATTGPNEIVTCTNCGPNPCTHTATNGCTAELRKKEPPHPIRVAKTIDVIARITFPVAYFMFLTFFFIHYKGTS from the exons CTTCGAGGAGGGCAAGTCGGACAAGGAGATCCTGGACAACCTGCTGCAGTCGACCCGCTACGACAAGCGGCTTCTGCCCCCGGTCCAAGGTACACTGAGGCCCCCGCCCCACACCCGTCAAGACGACTACACCCCCGACTACCTCGTACCCAATCACCCCGACCATCCAGAGCAcctcgaacatcaccggcaccGCTACCACCACACAGCACCACACAACCACAGCTCACTGCTCACCCCTCGTCAAAAGg ATGCGGATTTCTGCTGCGGAATGCGATGGCCTGGTGACGCCACCAGCCTGTCGAACCGGTCGTCAACCTCCTCTAACGACCCCAAGAACCAGTACAAGAACCAGAACAATAACCACTACACGCCGCACCAACACCTTCGCACCCACCTTCGCG GTACCTTGACCGTGAACGTGAGCGTGCTGTTGCTAAGTCTGGCGTCACCGGACGAGTCCAGCTTG AAATACGAGGTggagttcctgctgcaacaacaGTGGTACGACCCGCGGCTGCGCTACAGCAACCGATCGCAGTACGAATTCTTGAACGCGATCCACCACTACAACGACATCTGGTTGCCGGACACGTACTTCATAATGCACGGAGACTTCAAGGATCCGCTCATACCCGTTCACTTCGCCCTCCGGATATACCGCAACGGCACGGTCAACTATCTTATGAG GCGTCACCTCATCCTATCCTGCCAGGGTAGACTGAACATCTTCCCCTTCGACGACCCACTGTGTTCATTCGCGATCGAGAGCA TATCGTACGAGCAAACGGCGATCACGTACGTGTGGAAAAACGACGAGGGTACTTTGCGGAAAAGCCCGAGCCTGACGTCGCTGAACGCGTATCTCATTAAAAACCAGACAATCACGTGTCCGATCAAAGTAAGCTGGCGAG GTAACTACAGCTGCCTGAAGGTGGATCTGATTTTCACGCGAGATCGTGCCTTCTACTTCACGACGGTCTTCATCCCGGGGATCATTCTGGTGACCAGCTCCTTCATCACCTTCTGGCTCGAGTGGAACGCCGTGCCGGCCCGGGTCATGATCG GTGTGACCACGATGCTCAACTTCTTCACGACGTCGAACGGTTTCCGGTCGACGCTTCCGGTCGTGTCGAATCTGACTGCCATGAACGTGTGGGACGGCGTGTGCATGTGCTTCATCTACGCCAGCCTGCTCGAGTTCGTTTGCGTGAACTACGTCGGCCGGAAACGGCCGATGCACAACGTCGTCTATCGTCCCGGAGAGAACCCCGTGACCCAG CGGCTCCCAGCGGTGCTCAGCAGGATAGGGATAATATTGGCCAGCCCCTTG AAGCGAGAAGGCGGTCCGCCACCAGGAGCTACGACAGGCCCGAACGAGATCGTGACCTGCACCAACTGTGGACCTAATCCCTGTACGCATACGGCCACCAACGGGTGCACCGCCGAG CTGAGAAAAAAGGAGCCGCCGCATCCGATCCGCGTGGCGAAGACGATCGACGTGATAGCGAGAATCACCTTCCCGGTCGCCTATTTCATGTTCCTCACCTTTTTCTTCATCCACTATAAGGGCACCTCGTAG